A single region of the bacterium genome encodes:
- a CDS encoding SDR family oxidoreductase, with protein MKPEELFDLRGRAAVVTGGSGVLGSAMARGLAAAGARVAILGRRLDRAQAVAAQLASSGGEAMPVAADVLDPAALAGARDAVVGRWGRVDILINAAGGNLPQATLADGASVFDLPVEAWRTAVDLNLTGTLLPIQVFGPTMAAARQGSIVNISSMASQRVLTRVPAYSAAKAAIENLTRWLAVDLARKHGEGLRVNAVAPGFFIGDQNRRLLTNEDGSLTPRGAKIIEHTPAGRFGEPDDLIGTVLWLCGPGSRFVNGVVVPVDGGFSVFSGV; from the coding sequence ATGAAGCCCGAAGAGCTTTTCGATCTGCGCGGCCGGGCCGCGGTCGTCACCGGCGGGAGCGGCGTGCTGGGGTCCGCGATGGCGCGGGGCCTCGCGGCGGCCGGCGCGCGGGTCGCCATCCTCGGGCGGCGGCTCGATCGCGCGCAGGCGGTGGCGGCGCAGCTCGCATCGTCCGGCGGCGAGGCGATGCCGGTCGCGGCCGACGTGCTCGACCCGGCGGCGCTCGCCGGGGCGCGGGACGCGGTGGTCGGACGGTGGGGGCGTGTCGATATTCTGATAAACGCCGCGGGCGGCAATCTGCCGCAGGCGACGCTCGCCGACGGCGCGTCGGTGTTCGATCTGCCGGTCGAAGCGTGGCGGACCGCGGTCGACCTGAACCTCACCGGGACGCTGCTCCCGATCCAGGTCTTCGGCCCGACGATGGCCGCGGCGCGGCAGGGCAGCATCGTCAATATCTCGTCGATGGCGTCCCAGCGCGTCCTGACGCGCGTCCCGGCCTATTCGGCGGCCAAGGCCGCGATTGAGAACCTGACGCGGTGGCTCGCGGTGGATCTGGCGCGCAAGCACGGCGAGGGCCTCAGGGTCAACGCCGTCGCGCCCGGCTTCTTCATCGGCGATCAGAACCGGCGCCTGCTCACCAACGAGGACGGCAGCCTCACCCCACGGGGGGCCAAAATTATCGAGCACACGCCGGCCGGCCGGTTCGGCGAGCCGGACGACCTCATCGGCACGGTGCTCTGGCTGTGCGGCCCGGGCAGCCGGTTCGTCAACGGCGTCGTCGTGCCCGTCGACGGCGGGTTCAGCGTGTTCAGCGGGGTGTAG
- a CDS encoding tagaturonate epimerase family protein has translation MTRLQSVPGLDVRPRSVVQIGEAEVALSRGTPHNRVVALAASPPPALRDLEGETSTFDGRWLLVGPAGAANLAVLQRALPWLAPRPLGLARSFGFGDRLGLATPGHIRALREAGAGVAPIFAQQSIREMERTRRTPVQVLTDACWGVFMEGWRDGFGADADHLKTTADVDSCLAAGYTFFTFDPGAHVDPSADARPAAEVAAALDALPWHELDDSRDAMRRRYHGRALELDREALAYDEDGIARAAVKYGRAVAHVAALYRHLRARNRDVEVEISVDETDTPTTPVQHAYVATELRRLSVEWVSLAPRFVGRFEKGVDYIGDPAAFDADAAVHAAIARRLGPYKLSLHSGSDKLSVYGAFGRRAGTLAHIKTAGTSYLEALRTAAPLDPALFRAIYVLAHERYEQDRASYHVSADASRAPAPGKVADPDLASLLDNFDAREMLHVTFGSALAAYGPRLHALLRANPDAYDANVERHFIRHLAAFGAPEREPRAPRPRG, from the coding sequence ATGACGCGACTGCAGTCCGTCCCGGGGCTGGACGTCCGCCCTCGGTCCGTGGTTCAGATCGGCGAGGCGGAGGTCGCGCTCTCGCGCGGCACGCCGCACAATCGCGTCGTGGCGCTGGCCGCGAGTCCCCCGCCGGCGCTGCGGGACCTCGAGGGAGAGACGAGCACCTTCGACGGCCGGTGGCTTCTGGTCGGGCCGGCCGGCGCCGCGAACCTCGCCGTGCTGCAGCGGGCCCTGCCGTGGCTCGCGCCCCGTCCGTTGGGGCTCGCGCGTTCGTTTGGGTTCGGGGACCGCCTGGGTCTCGCCACGCCGGGCCACATCCGGGCGCTTCGTGAGGCGGGCGCGGGGGTGGCGCCGATCTTCGCGCAGCAGTCCATACGTGAGATGGAGCGGACCCGGCGGACGCCCGTGCAGGTGCTGACCGACGCGTGCTGGGGCGTCTTCATGGAGGGGTGGCGCGACGGCTTCGGCGCCGACGCGGACCACCTCAAGACCACCGCGGACGTCGACTCGTGCCTCGCGGCCGGGTACACGTTCTTCACGTTCGATCCGGGCGCGCACGTCGACCCGTCCGCGGATGCGCGGCCGGCCGCCGAGGTTGCCGCGGCGCTCGACGCGCTGCCGTGGCACGAGCTCGACGACAGCCGCGACGCGATGCGGCGGCGGTACCATGGGCGCGCGCTCGAGCTCGACCGCGAGGCCCTCGCGTACGACGAGGACGGCATCGCACGCGCGGCGGTCAAGTACGGGCGGGCGGTGGCGCACGTCGCCGCCCTCTACCGGCATCTCCGCGCGCGGAACCGCGACGTCGAGGTCGAGATCTCGGTCGACGAGACGGACACGCCGACGACGCCGGTGCAGCACGCGTACGTCGCGACCGAACTGCGCCGCCTCAGCGTGGAGTGGGTCAGCCTGGCCCCGCGCTTCGTCGGCCGCTTCGAGAAGGGGGTGGACTACATCGGCGACCCGGCCGCGTTCGACGCGGACGCGGCGGTGCACGCGGCGATCGCGCGCCGCCTCGGGCCGTACAAGCTGAGCCTCCACTCCGGATCCGACAAACTGAGCGTCTACGGCGCCTTCGGCCGGCGGGCCGGAACGCTCGCGCACATCAAGACCGCCGGGACGAGCTATCTCGAGGCGCTGCGGACCGCGGCGCCGCTCGACCCGGCGCTGTTTCGCGCGATCTACGTGCTCGCGCACGAGCGCTACGAGCAGGACCGCGCCAGCTACCACGTCTCGGCGGACGCCTCCCGGGCGCCGGCGCCCGGGAAGGTGGCGGACCCCGACCTCGCGTCGCTCCTCGACAACTTCGACGCACGGGAGATGCTGCACGTCACGTTCGGCTCGGCGCTCGCCGCGTACGGACCGCGGCTCCACGCCCTGCTGCGGGCCAATCCGGACGCGTACGACGCGAACGTAGAGCGCCATTTCATCCGCCACCTCGCGGCGTTCGGGGCCCCCGAGCGGGAGCCGCGCGCGCCGAGGCCGCGCGGATGA
- a CDS encoding NAD(P)-dependent oxidoreductase translates to MAKRRVVLIGAAGYIAQRMLPELAERWDLLQLDVSATTRDGRSVPGIVICDLTKPDRDQYRAHFRGADAVIHCGFVRAAGLPDHWQNTTDAKFWAEHQNIALAYNVYRTALEEGVRRVVVASSNHAADYYERLIWAGRMEMVTPEMLPRSDNFYGWAKAAYELLGFVFATGRVDDRHLEVVQWRIGGPRETDIDHVSPGDVATMHRALGAYLSRRDQIQQAIRMVETEHIADEHGVPFLIVYGISGNTHRFWSIANARDRLGYVPEDDSQTLFADKIAAIVKGKTEKR, encoded by the coding sequence ATGGCGAAGCGCCGGGTGGTGCTGATCGGTGCGGCGGGCTACATCGCGCAGCGGATGCTGCCGGAGCTGGCGGAGCGGTGGGACCTCCTTCAGCTCGACGTCTCGGCGACGACGCGGGACGGCCGCTCCGTCCCCGGGATAGTCATCTGCGATCTGACCAAGCCGGACCGCGACCAGTACCGCGCGCACTTCCGCGGCGCCGACGCCGTGATCCACTGCGGCTTCGTCCGGGCCGCCGGCCTCCCGGACCATTGGCAGAACACCACCGACGCCAAGTTCTGGGCGGAGCACCAGAATATCGCGCTGGCCTATAACGTCTACCGGACGGCGCTGGAAGAGGGTGTGCGCCGGGTCGTCGTGGCGAGCTCCAACCACGCGGCGGACTACTACGAGCGGCTGATCTGGGCCGGCCGCATGGAGATGGTCACCCCGGAGATGCTGCCGCGCTCCGACAATTTCTATGGATGGGCCAAGGCCGCGTACGAGCTGCTGGGATTCGTCTTCGCGACCGGCCGGGTTGACGACCGGCACCTCGAGGTCGTGCAGTGGCGCATCGGCGGCCCGCGGGAGACCGACATCGACCATGTGAGCCCCGGCGACGTCGCGACGATGCACCGCGCGCTCGGCGCCTATCTCTCCCGGCGCGACCAGATCCAGCAGGCGATCCGCATGGTCGAGACCGAGCACATCGCCGACGAGCACGGCGTGCCGTTCCTGATCGTCTATGGGATCAGCGGCAACACCCATCGGTTCTGGAGCATCGCGAACGCCCGCGACCGGCTCGGCTACGTCCCCGAGGACGACAGCCAGACGCTGTTCGCCGACAAGATCGCGGCGATCGTGAAGGGGAAGACAGAAAAGCGCTAG